A single window of Maylandia zebra isolate NMK-2024a linkage group LG2, Mzebra_GT3a, whole genome shotgun sequence DNA harbors:
- the LOC143413393 gene encoding protein NLRC3-like: MLLEDNIITFVKNELKKIQKVLSPGYPECLESQRSSSREAFVKITVDFLRRMKQEELADRLQSKLQAPVCHRNLKSTLKKKFQCVFEGIAKAGNPTLLNQIYTELYITEGGTAEVNDEHEVRQIETASRKPDRPETTIRQEDIFKASPGRDEPIRTVLTKGVAGIGKTVLTQKYSLDWAEDKANQDIQFIFPFTFRELNVLKEEKFSLVGLVHHFFTETKEAGICSFEDFQVVFIFDGLDECRLPLDFHKTTILTDPRKSTSVDVLLINLIRGKLLPSARLWITTRPAAANEIPPDCVGMVTEVRGFTDPQKEEYFRKRFRDEEQASRIISHIKTSRSLHIMCHIPVFCWITATVLEDVLETREGGQLPKTLTEMYIHFLVVQAKVKKVKYDGGAETDPHWSPESRKMMESLGKLAFDQLQKGNLIFYESDLTECGIDIRAASVYSGVFTQIFKEERGLYQDKVFCFIHLSVQEFLAALHVHLTFINSGLNLMEQQQTTSKKSKLFNKPNLQSLHQSAVNKALQSPNGHLDLFLRFLLGLSLQTNQTLLLGLLTQTGSSSQYNKKTVQYIKEKLMVISTQFVQY; this comes from the exons atg ctgctggaggacaacatcatcacttttgtgaagaacgagctgaagaagatccagaaggttctgagtccaggttacccagaatgcttagagagtcagaggagcagcagcagagaggcgtttgtgaagatcacagtggacttcctgaggagaatgaagcaggaggagctggctgaccgtctgcagagca AACTTCAAGCTCcagtttgtcatcgtaaccttaaatccaccctgaagaagaagttccagtgtgtgtttgagggcatcgctaaagcaggaaacccaaccctcctgaatcagatctacacagagctctacatcacagagggagggactgcagaggtcaatgatgaacatgaggtcagacagattgaaacagcatccaggaaaccagacagaccagaaacaaccatcagacaagaagacatctttaaagcctcacctggaagagacgaaccaatcagaacagtgctgacaaagggagtggctggcattgggaaaacagtcttaacacagaaatacagcctggactgggctgaagacaaagccaaccaggacatccagttcatatttccattcactttcagagagctgaatgtgctgaaagaggaaaagttcagcttggtgggacttgttcatcacttctttactgaaaccaaagaagcaggaatctgcagctttgaagacttccaggttgtgttcatctttgatggtctggatgagtgtcgacttcctctggacttccacaaaactacaatcctaactgaccctagaaagtccacctcagtggatgtgctgctgataaacctcatcagggggaaactgcttccctctgctcgcctctggataaccacacgacctgcagcagccaatgagatccctcctgactgtgttggcatggtgacagaggtcagagggttcactgacccacagaaggaggagtacttcaggaagagattcagagatgaggagcaggccagcaggatcatctcccacatcaagacatcacgaagcctccacatcatgtgtcacatcccagtcttctgctggatcactgctacagttctggaggatgtgctggaaaccagagagggaggacagctgcccaagaccctgactgagatgtacatccacttcctggtggttcaggccaaagtgaagaaggtcaagtatgatggaggagctgagacagatccacactggagtccagagagcaggaagatgatggagtctctgggaaaactggcttttgatcagctgcagaaaggaaacctgatcttctatgaatcagacctgacagagtgtggcatcgatatcagagcagcctcagtgtactcaggagtgttcacacagatctttaaagaggagagaggactgtaccaggacaaggtgttctgcttcatccatctgagtgttcaggagtttctggctgctcttcatgtccatctgaccttcatcaactctggactcaatctgatggaacaacaacaaacaacatccaAGAAGTCTAAATTATTTAACAAACCAAACCTACAgtctctccaccagagtgctgtgaacaaggccttacagagtccaaatggacacctggacttgttcctccgcttcctcctgggtctttcactgcagaccaatcagactctcctactaggtctgctgacacagacaggaagcagctcacagtacaataagaaa